The Aureimonas populi genome includes the window ACGGATTGCGACCCTACAGTAAGGCTGGCACGTGGAGTGTCAACGCGCGACACGCGGGGCCACTTTTCCAGAATCCATGCAAACGGTCTCTTATAGCACGCGGTAGGGGACGAACTCGCGCAGGTTCGGGTCCACGGCGATCGGGCGGTCGGAGGGGGGGAAGGCGCGCTGGTCGCAGCCGGTGCGGGGGCACAGGCGGCAGGAGATGCCGATGGGCGTGCCGCGCTTGGCGGTGTCGATGCCGTCGGCATAGATGAACTCCTGCGCGTGCGCCGCCTCGCAGCCGAGCGCCACGGCGTAGCGGCGCGGCGGCCGCGCATAGGAGCCCGAGGGCTTCACCAGCCCCTTGGCCATGGAGACGTAGCGCACCCCGTCCGGCGTTTCGGCGAGCTGCACCAGGACACGGTCGGGAATGGCGACGGCCTCGTGCACGATCCAGAGCGGGCAGGCGCCGCCGAAGCGGGCGAACTGGAGGCGCGTCGCCGAATGGCGCTTGGTGATGTTGCCGGCCATGTCCACGCGGCAGAAGAAGAAGGGAATGCCCCGCTCGCCCGGCCGCTGGAGGGTGGAGAGGCGGTGGCAGGTCTGCTCGAAACTGGTCTGGAAGCGCTGGCACAAGCGGTCGATGTCGTGGCGCATGGCGCGCGCGGCCCGCCGGAAGGGGCCGTAGGGCATCAGCAAGGCCGCCGCGGCGTAGTTCAGGAGCCCCGCCGTCAGGAGCCGGCGGCCCTCGGGGCTCGGCAGCGCGGCCCGGTCCAGCACCGAGGCCAGCTCGTCGGCGAGGTTCTGCGCCCCGATCTGGTGGGCGATCATGAAGCGCCGCGTTTCCGGCGGCAGCCCCCGGCCGAGAAGAAGGAGGCCGCGCGCGGCCTCGAAGCGGCGCAGGACGCCCTCGCCCTCGCCCTCCTCCATCTCGCGCAGCTCCACGCCGTTGCGCTCCTTCAGGAAGGCGGCCAGCCGCGCCTCGCCGGCGGGCAGGGGGCCGAGCGTGCCGGCCAGCGCCTCGGCCGCGCGGTCGAGAGGGTCGATATAGTTGCCGGCCTCGTGGAACCAGTCGCGGATCTCCTCCCAGGGCAGGCGGGTCGCGCCGGGAACCCCGCTCGAAAGCGCCTCGTCGGCGATCTGGCGTTGGCGGTGCGTGTCGCGCCAGGCGGTGTGCAGGCGGATGAGGAGCTCGGCCAGCGCGGGCTGCTGCTCCATCGCCCGCGCCATGCGGCTGGAGCGTTCCAGATCGTCGAACAGCGGATCGTCGAACACCGCCTTGAGGGCCGCCTCGCGCCGCGCCGCCGCCGCGCGCCCGTCGCTCCAGTCGAGCGGAAACAGTTTGGCGAGGCGGGCGGCGATGGGGGCGGTCAACGGCCGGTTGTCGTTTTCCAGTTGCGAGAGATAGCTGACCGAGAGCCCGAGGCGAGCGGCCATCGCGGCCTGCCCGAGCCCCTGGGACAGACGAAGAGCGCGTAGCTCCGTTCCTGCGTAAAGGCGACTATGTCCCGGTTTTTGTGCCATGGTTTGTAAAGTTGGCCTTTGCAGTTTTGCAAATTCACATTTGCATATCGCCCGGGGACTTGAAAGAAACGTTCGCGATGAAGGTGGCTTCCGAGGGAGGAACGGCTTGCTTCAGATTCTGGCCAAGCTTGAAGACAAGCGCGCCCGCGCACGCCTGGGTGGCGGAGAGGTGCGCATCGAGGCGCAACATGCCAAGGGCCGGCTGACGGCGCGCGAGCGCCTGACGGTCCTCCTCGACGAGGGCTCCTTCGAGGAGCTCGACACCTATGTCGAGCACAATTGCGCCGATTTCGGCATGGAGGAGCAGCGCATCCCCGGCGACGGGGTGGTGACGGGCTCGGGCACCATCAACGGCCGCCTCGTCTTCGTCTTCTCCCAGGACTTCACCGTCTTCGGCGGCTCGCTCTCCGAGCGCCACGCCGCCAAGATCTGCAAGATCATGGACATGGCGCTGAAGGTCGGCGCGCCGGTGATCGGCCTCAACGATTCGGGCGGCGCGCGCATACAGGAGGGCGTGGCGAGCCTCGGGGGCTATGCGGAGGTGTTCCAGCGCAACGTGCTGGCCTCGGGCGTCGTGCCGCAGATCAGCCTCGTGATGGGCCCCTGCGCGGGCGGGGCGGTCTACTCGCCGGCCATGACAGACTTCATCTTCATGGTGAAGCACTCCTCCTACATGTTCGTCACCGGCCCGGACGTGGTGAAGACGGTGACGGGCGAGCGCGTCAGCCAGGAGGATCTGGGCGGGGCCGTGACGCATTCGACGCGCTCGGGCGTCGCCGACATGGCGCTGGAAAACGACATCGAGGCGCTCATGACGACGCGCGACTTCTTCGATTTCCTGCCGCTCTCCAATCGCTCGGGCGTTCCCGAGCGCCCGACCTCGGACCCGGCCGACCGGATCGAACCGAGCCTCGACACGCTGATCCCCGATTCGTCCAACAAGCCCTACGACATGCGCGAACTGATCGTGAAGGTCGTGGACGAGGGCGATTTCTTCGAGCTTCAGCCGGGCCATGCCGCCAACATCGTCATCGGCTTCGGCCGCATCGAGGGGCGCACGGTCGGTTTCGTGGCCAACCAGCCGATGGTGCTGGCCGGGGTGCTGGACATCAACTCCTCCAAGAAGGCCGCGCGCTTCGTGCGCTTCTGCGACGCGTTCGAGATTCCCATCGTCACCTTCGTGGACGTGCCCGGCTTCCTGCCGGGCGTGGCGCAGGAGCATTCGGGCATCATCAAGCACGGCGCCAAGCTGCTCTTCGCCTATGGCGAGGCGACCTGCCCGAAGATCACCGTCATCACCCGCAAGGCCTATGGCGGCGCCTACGACGTGATGGCCTCCAAGCACCTGCGCGGCGACCTGAACTATGCCTGGCCGACCGCCGAGATCGCGGTAATGGGCGCCAAGGGCGCGGTGGAGATCATCTTCCGCAAGGATGCCGGCGACCCGGACAAGATCGCCGCGCGAACCAGGGAATACGAGGAGCGCTTCGCCAACCCCTTCGTGGCCGCATCCAAGGGCTTCATCGACGAGGTGATCATGCCCCATTCCACGCGCCGGCGCATCGCGCTTGGCCTTCGCAAGCTGCGGGGCAAGCGGCTGGAGAACCCCTGGAAGAAACACGACAACATCCCGCTGTGAGCGGCGTGGGGAGGCAGGAAGCCATGCTGTTCGGCCGTTTGAACCATGTGGGCATCGCCGTGCCCTCGATGGAGGAGGCGCAGGAGCGCTACCGGGCCCTGTTCGGGGCGGGTGCCGTGGGCGAGCCGGTGGACCTGCCAGCCCACGGCGTCACCGCCTGCTTCGTCTCCACCGGCAACAGCGAGATCGAGCTGATCGCGCCGCTCGGGGAAGCGAGCCCGCTCGCGGCCTTCCTGGAGAAGTCGCCGGCCGGCGCGCAGCACCATCTGTGCTTCGAGGTGGCCGATCTTCCCGCCGCGCTCCGGGCCCTGAAAGCGGAGGGCAGGCGCGTTCTGGGCGAGCCCCGCATCGGCGCGCACGGCACCCTCGTCGCCTTCCTTCATCCGAAGGACATGGGCGGCATTCTCACCGAGATCATGGAGGCGCCCCATGCCGGCCATTGAGGACTGGAAGGCCCTTGCCGAGAAGGAGGTGAAGGGCCGCGACCTGACCTGGCAGACGCCCGAGGGCATCGCCGTCAAGCCGCTCTACACGGCGGCCGACGTGGCCGGCATCGAACCCGGCCTGCCGGGCTTTGCACCCTTCACGCGCGGCGTGCGCGCCTCGATGTATGCGGGAAGGCCGTGGACCATCCGCCAATATGCCGGCTTCTCCACCGCCGAGGAGTCCAACGCCTTCTACCGGCGCAACCTGGCGGCGGGTCAGAAGGGCCTTTCCGTCGCCTTCGACCTTGCCACCCATCGCGGCTATGACAGCGACCATCCGCGCGTGACGGGCGATGTCGGCAAGGCCGGCGTGGCCATCGACACGGTCGAGGACATGAAGATCCTCTTCGAGGGCATTCCGCTCGATACGATGAGCGTGTCGATGACCATGAACGGGGCGGTCATCCCCACGCTCGCCTTCTTCATCGTGGCGGCCGAGGAGCAGGGCGTTTCGAAGGAGAAGCTGGACGGCACCATCCAGAACGACATCCTGAAGGAGTTCATGGTCCGCAACACCTACATCTATCCGCCGGAGCCCTCCATGCGGATCGTGGCGGACATCATCGCCTACACCTCGGCGAACATGCCGAAGTTCAACTCCATCTCCATTTCCGGCTATCACATGCAGGAGGCCGGGGCGACGCAGGTGCAGGAGCTGGCCTTCACCATCGCCGACGGCATGGAGTATGTGCGCGCCGCGCAGGCCCAGGGACTGGACGTGGACGCCTTCGCCGGGCGCCTCTCCTTCTTCTTCGCCATCGGCATGAACTTCTTCATGGAAGTCGCCAAGCTGCGCGCCGCGCGGCTCCTGTGGCACCGGGCGATGACGCTGGCGGGCGCGAAATCCGAGCGCTCCAAGATGCTGCGCACCCATTGCCAGACGAGCGGCGTGTCGCTCACAGAGCAGGACCCCTACAACAACGTCATCCGCACCACGATCGAGGCGATGGCCTCGGTGCTCGGCGGAACGCAGTCGCTGCACACCAACGCGCTGGACGAGGCCATCGCGCTGCCGACCGACTTCTCCGCGCGCATCGCCCGCAACACACAGCTCGTCATCGCCGAGGAGACCGGGATCACCAGGGTCGTCGATCCCCTGGGCGGCTCCTATTACGTGGAGGCGCTGACGAAGGAACTGGCCGACAAGGCCTGGGAGATCGTCGAGCGGGTCGAGCGCGAGGGCGGCATGTCGAAGGCCGTGGAGGCCGGCTGGCCCAAGGCGATGATCGAGGAAGCCTCGGCGGCGCGGGCCGCGCGCGTGGACCGTGCCGAGGACGTGATCGTCGGCGTCAACAAGTACCGGCTGGCCGAGGAGGAATCCCTCGACATTCTCGCGGTGGACAATCACCGCGTGCGCGAAGGGCAGATCGCGCGCATCGCCCGCAACAGGGCGAACCGCGACGAGGCCGCCTGCCGGGCCGCGCTGGACGCCCTGAAGGAGGGTGCGCAGGGGTCCGCGAACCTGCTGGCCCTGGCCGTGGAGGCTGCCCGCGCCCGCGCCACGCTCGGCGAGATCTCCGCCGCCATGGAGGAGGCCTTCGAGCGCTACGGCACGCAGCCGACGCCCGTGACGGGCATCTATGGCGGCGCCTACAGGGACGACAGGCGCTGGGCCGCGCTGCTCGAGGGCGTGGAGTCCATCGTGCGGCGCACGGGCCGGCGCCCGCGCATCCTGGTGGCCAAGATGGGGCAGGACGGGCACGACCGGGGCGCCAATCTCGTGGCGTCCGTCTTCGCCGATCTCGGCTTCGAGGTGGTGTCCGGCTCGCTGTTCCAGACGCCGGCCGAAGCAGCCCGGCTCGCCGTGGAAAAGGATGTCGACATCGTCGGCGCCTCGAGCCTCGCGGCCGGGCACAACACGCTGATCCCCGAACTGATCGACCATCTGCGACAGGCGGGGCGCGCCGACATCAAGGTGGTGGCCGGCGGCGTCATCCCGGCGCAGGACTATGCGCGCCTGCGCAAGGCCGGCGTGCAGGAGATCTTCGGCCCCGGCACCAATCTGGTGGATGCGGGCGGGCGCGTGCTCCGCCTTCTCGGCCACAACATGCCCCCGCCCGGCGAAGACGCCGCCTGACGCCCGCCCTCTCCGCCTCCTGACCGGGACTGCTGCATGTTCAAGAAAATCCTCGTTGCCAATCGCGGTGAGATCGCGGCCCGCGTCATCCGCACCGCGCGCCGGATGGGCATCGCGACCGTCGCCGTCTATTCGGACGCTGACGCGCGCAGCCCGCATGTGGAGCTGGCCGACGAGGCCGTGCGTCTCGGCCCGCCCCCGGCCTCCGAAAGCTATCTCCTGGCCGACGCCATCCTGAAGGCCTGCCGCAAGACGGGCGCGGACGCGGTGCATCCCGGCTATGGCTTCCTCTCGGAGCGCGAGAGCTTCGCAAGGCTCCTGCGCGAGAGCGACATCACCTTCATCGGCCCGCCGCCGGAAGCCATCGCGGCCATGGGCGACAAGATCGAGTCCAAGAAGCTGGCGCGCGAGGCCGGCGTCTCGGTGGTGCCCGGCTTCATCGGCGAGATCGAGAACGCCGCCCACGCGGTGGCGATCGCCGAGGAGATCGGCTTTCCGGTGATGATGAAGGCATCGGCCGGCGGCGGCGGCAAGGGGATGCGCCTGGCCTTCAGCGCGCAGGACGTGCGCGACAGCTTCGATCCGGTGCGCCGCGAGGGGCTTTCGAGCTTCGGCGACGACCGCATCTTCATCGAGAAGTTCGTGGAGAATCCGCGCCATATCGAGATCCAGCTTCTGGGCGACAGGCACGGCAACGTCCTGCATCTGGGCGAGCGCGAATGCTCGGTGCA containing:
- a CDS encoding helix-turn-helix domain-containing protein, encoding MAARLGLSVSYLSQLENDNRPLTAPIAARLAKLFPLDWSDGRAAAARREAALKAVFDDPLFDDLERSSRMARAMEQQPALAELLIRLHTAWRDTHRQRQIADEALSSGVPGATRLPWEEIRDWFHEAGNYIDPLDRAAEALAGTLGPLPAGEARLAAFLKERNGVELREMEEGEGEGVLRRFEAARGLLLLGRGLPPETRRFMIAHQIGAQNLADELASVLDRAALPSPEGRRLLTAGLLNYAAAALLMPYGPFRRAARAMRHDIDRLCQRFQTSFEQTCHRLSTLQRPGERGIPFFFCRVDMAGNITKRHSATRLQFARFGGACPLWIVHEAVAIPDRVLVQLAETPDGVRYVSMAKGLVKPSGSYARPPRRYAVALGCEAAHAQEFIYADGIDTAKRGTPIGISCRLCPRTGCDQRAFPPSDRPIAVDPNLREFVPYRVL
- a CDS encoding acyl-CoA carboxylase subunit beta yields the protein MLQILAKLEDKRARARLGGGEVRIEAQHAKGRLTARERLTVLLDEGSFEELDTYVEHNCADFGMEEQRIPGDGVVTGSGTINGRLVFVFSQDFTVFGGSLSERHAAKICKIMDMALKVGAPVIGLNDSGGARIQEGVASLGGYAEVFQRNVLASGVVPQISLVMGPCAGGAVYSPAMTDFIFMVKHSSYMFVTGPDVVKTVTGERVSQEDLGGAVTHSTRSGVADMALENDIEALMTTRDFFDFLPLSNRSGVPERPTSDPADRIEPSLDTLIPDSSNKPYDMRELIVKVVDEGDFFELQPGHAANIVIGFGRIEGRTVGFVANQPMVLAGVLDINSSKKAARFVRFCDAFEIPIVTFVDVPGFLPGVAQEHSGIIKHGAKLLFAYGEATCPKITVITRKAYGGAYDVMASKHLRGDLNYAWPTAEIAVMGAKGAVEIIFRKDAGDPDKIAARTREYEERFANPFVAASKGFIDEVIMPHSTRRRIALGLRKLRGKRLENPWKKHDNIPL
- the mce gene encoding methylmalonyl-CoA epimerase, with the protein product MLFGRLNHVGIAVPSMEEAQERYRALFGAGAVGEPVDLPAHGVTACFVSTGNSEIELIAPLGEASPLAAFLEKSPAGAQHHLCFEVADLPAALRALKAEGRRVLGEPRIGAHGTLVAFLHPKDMGGILTEIMEAPHAGH
- the scpA gene encoding methylmalonyl-CoA mutase → MPAIEDWKALAEKEVKGRDLTWQTPEGIAVKPLYTAADVAGIEPGLPGFAPFTRGVRASMYAGRPWTIRQYAGFSTAEESNAFYRRNLAAGQKGLSVAFDLATHRGYDSDHPRVTGDVGKAGVAIDTVEDMKILFEGIPLDTMSVSMTMNGAVIPTLAFFIVAAEEQGVSKEKLDGTIQNDILKEFMVRNTYIYPPEPSMRIVADIIAYTSANMPKFNSISISGYHMQEAGATQVQELAFTIADGMEYVRAAQAQGLDVDAFAGRLSFFFAIGMNFFMEVAKLRAARLLWHRAMTLAGAKSERSKMLRTHCQTSGVSLTEQDPYNNVIRTTIEAMASVLGGTQSLHTNALDEAIALPTDFSARIARNTQLVIAEETGITRVVDPLGGSYYVEALTKELADKAWEIVERVEREGGMSKAVEAGWPKAMIEEASAARAARVDRAEDVIVGVNKYRLAEEESLDILAVDNHRVREGQIARIARNRANRDEAACRAALDALKEGAQGSANLLALAVEAARARATLGEISAAMEEAFERYGTQPTPVTGIYGGAYRDDRRWAALLEGVESIVRRTGRRPRILVAKMGQDGHDRGANLVASVFADLGFEVVSGSLFQTPAEAARLAVEKDVDIVGASSLAAGHNTLIPELIDHLRQAGRADIKVVAGGVIPAQDYARLRKAGVQEIFGPGTNLVDAGGRVLRLLGHNMPPPGEDAA